A single window of Oerskovia paurometabola DNA harbors:
- a CDS encoding quinone oxidoreductase family protein: MRAIQALQAGGPDVLELVELPTPAPGPGELLVDVAAAGVNFIDTYRRAGVYAMEYPHVVGTEGAGVVAAVGPGVTDFEPGDHVAWTNAFGSYAEQVVVPADVAIPVPASVDLHVAAAVGLQGLTAHYLVTSTYPVQPGDDVLLHAGAGGVGLLATQLAVRRGARVITTVSTEAKAELSRAAGASDVVNYAELDDLTTELPAIVRDLTGGRGVAVVYDSVGKDTFEASLASLRRRGMLVLFGGSSGQVPPFDLQRLNKGGSLFTTRPKLDDYTATRAELLDRASEVFALVASGDLDVRVGATFPLARAADAHRALEGRATTGKVLLVPGLDAGTGTTPGPATDPAS; encoded by the coding sequence ATGCGCGCGATCCAGGCACTCCAGGCAGGTGGCCCCGACGTCCTCGAGCTCGTCGAGCTCCCGACCCCAGCACCCGGACCCGGCGAGCTCCTCGTCGACGTCGCGGCGGCCGGCGTCAACTTCATCGACACCTACCGTCGGGCGGGGGTGTACGCGATGGAGTACCCGCACGTGGTCGGCACCGAGGGCGCGGGAGTCGTCGCGGCGGTCGGCCCGGGCGTCACGGACTTCGAGCCCGGCGACCACGTCGCGTGGACCAACGCGTTCGGCTCGTACGCCGAGCAGGTGGTCGTCCCCGCGGACGTCGCGATCCCGGTACCCGCGTCGGTCGACCTGCACGTCGCGGCGGCCGTCGGCCTGCAGGGGCTCACGGCCCACTACCTCGTGACCTCGACGTACCCGGTCCAGCCCGGCGACGACGTGCTGCTGCACGCGGGGGCCGGGGGCGTCGGCCTGCTCGCGACCCAGCTCGCGGTGCGCCGCGGTGCGCGCGTCATCACGACCGTCTCGACCGAGGCCAAGGCCGAGCTGTCGCGCGCGGCCGGTGCGTCCGACGTCGTGAACTACGCCGAGCTCGACGACCTGACGACCGAGCTGCCCGCGATCGTGCGCGACCTCACGGGCGGGCGCGGCGTCGCCGTCGTCTACGACTCGGTCGGCAAGGACACGTTCGAGGCGTCCCTCGCCTCGCTGCGCCGCCGCGGCATGCTCGTGCTGTTCGGCGGGTCCTCGGGCCAGGTGCCGCCGTTCGACCTGCAGCGTCTCAACAAGGGCGGTTCGCTGTTCACGACGCGCCCCAAGCTCGACGACTACACCGCGACGCGCGCCGAGCTCCTCGATCGGGCGAGCGAGGTCTTCGCGCTCGTCGCCTCGGGTGACCTCGACGTCCGCGTGGGGGCGACGTTCCCGCTGGCACGCGCGGCCGACGCGCACCGCGCCCTGGAGGGGCGCGCGACGACCGGCAAGGTGCTGCTCGTCCCCGGCCTCGACGCCGGCACCGGCACGACGCCCGGGCCGGCCACGGACCCCGCCTCGTGA
- a CDS encoding FadR/GntR family transcriptional regulator, with protein MPTLRRLPLADQAAELMLDRVRTGTWPLDHRLPGEQALAAELGVGRSTVREAIRQLAGKGVLESRQGSGVYVVRAEASEDWEEVLRRGEVVDVLEVRGALETEAARLAATRRTPADLRALATALAGRGEVPATASAQEYVDADLVFHRAVVDAAHNAVLTDLFATFVPRLRRAMVDMIELDGAGERHRHDQDAHEAILDAVRDRDADRAAASSRRHLDAVHAKATHEPLDARGRRA; from the coding sequence ATGCCCACGCTCCGCCGGCTCCCCCTCGCCGACCAGGCGGCCGAGCTCATGCTCGACCGCGTCCGCACCGGCACCTGGCCGCTCGACCACCGGCTCCCCGGTGAGCAGGCGCTCGCGGCCGAGCTCGGCGTCGGGCGCTCGACCGTGCGCGAGGCCATCCGCCAGCTCGCGGGCAAGGGCGTGCTCGAGAGCCGCCAGGGCTCGGGCGTCTACGTCGTCCGCGCCGAGGCGAGCGAGGACTGGGAGGAAGTCCTGCGGCGCGGTGAGGTCGTCGACGTGCTCGAGGTCCGCGGTGCCCTGGAGACCGAGGCCGCCCGGCTCGCCGCGACCCGCCGCACCCCGGCCGACCTCCGCGCCCTCGCCACGGCGCTCGCGGGTCGCGGCGAGGTACCGGCGACCGCGAGCGCCCAGGAGTACGTCGACGCCGACCTGGTCTTCCACCGCGCGGTCGTCGACGCCGCGCACAACGCGGTCCTGACCGACCTGTTCGCCACGTTCGTCCCCCGCCTGCGTCGGGCGATGGTCGACATGATCGAGCTCGACGGCGCGGGCGAGCGCCACCGGCACGACCAGGACGCCCACGAGGCGATCCTCGACGCCGTCCGGGACCGTGACGCCGACCGAGCCGCCGCGTCGAGCCGCCGGCACCTCGACGCCGTCCACGCGAAAGCCACCCATGAGCCCCTCGATGCGCGGGGTCGTCGAGCGTGA
- the argC gene encoding N-acetyl-gamma-glutamyl-phosphate reductase: MTITVAVAGASGYAGGEMLRLLAGHPEVEIGALTAHSNAGSLLGLHQPHLRSLADRVLLPTTVEHLVGHDVVVLALPHGASGEIAAQLPDDVLVLDLGADHRLASAADWTAFYGSEHAGTWPYGLPELLITEQTGAGVEYTKQREVLAGARRIAVPGCNVTAVTLGLQPGIAAGLLSPVDVVAVLANGYSGAGKSLKTHLLASEALGSAQPYAVGGSHRHIPEIAQNLRSAGADEVTISFTPTLVPMARGILATATARLAPGHEDLSVADLRQAYEQAYVGEPFVELLPEGQWPTTAMTLGANTALVQVAIDRAAGRVVTVTAIDNLVKGTAGGAVQSMNIALGLPQTLGLTTEGVAP, from the coding sequence ATGACGATCACAGTGGCAGTCGCCGGTGCGTCCGGCTACGCGGGCGGGGAGATGCTCCGGCTGCTCGCCGGGCACCCCGAGGTCGAGATCGGCGCGCTCACGGCGCACTCCAACGCGGGGTCGCTCCTCGGGCTGCACCAGCCGCACCTGCGCTCGCTCGCGGACCGCGTGCTGCTGCCCACGACCGTCGAGCACCTGGTGGGCCACGACGTCGTCGTGCTCGCGCTGCCCCACGGCGCGTCCGGTGAGATCGCCGCGCAGCTGCCCGACGACGTCCTGGTCCTCGACCTCGGCGCGGACCACCGGCTCGCGTCCGCCGCGGACTGGACCGCGTTCTACGGCTCCGAGCACGCGGGCACCTGGCCCTACGGCCTGCCCGAGCTCCTGATCACCGAGCAGACCGGCGCGGGCGTCGAGTACACCAAGCAGCGCGAGGTCCTCGCGGGCGCACGGCGCATCGCTGTCCCCGGGTGCAACGTCACGGCCGTGACCCTGGGCCTGCAGCCCGGCATCGCCGCAGGCCTCCTCAGCCCGGTGGACGTCGTCGCGGTCCTCGCGAACGGGTACTCGGGCGCGGGCAAGTCGCTCAAGACGCACCTGCTCGCCTCCGAGGCGCTCGGTTCCGCGCAGCCCTACGCCGTGGGCGGCTCTCACCGCCACATCCCGGAGATCGCGCAGAACCTGCGCTCGGCCGGCGCCGACGAGGTCACGATCTCCTTCACGCCCACGCTCGTGCCCATGGCGCGCGGCATCCTTGCGACCGCGACGGCCCGCCTGGCCCCGGGCCACGAGGACCTGAGCGTCGCCGACCTGCGCCAGGCCTACGAGCAGGCGTACGTCGGCGAGCCCTTCGTCGAGCTCCTGCCCGAGGGGCAGTGGCCCACCACTGCCATGACTCTGGGCGCCAACACGGCCCTGGTCCAGGTCGCGATCGACCGCGCCGCGGGCCGCGTCGTGACCGTGACCGCGATCGACAACCTCGTCAAGGGGACCGCCGGCGGCGCCGTGCAGTCCATGAACATCGCCCTGGGGCTGCCGCAGACCCTGGGCCTGACCACCGAAGGGGTCGCACCGTGA
- a CDS encoding 2-isopropylmalate synthase: MTISPFPTLRTPDGAQAPGQPAWNRQRASRMPSHRYQDVFSRVDVPLTDRRWPGNRLTAAPLWVPVDLRDGNQALTEPMDPARKRRFFELLVAMGYTEIEVGYPSASQTDFDFVRLLAETDLAPEHVTIVVFTAARADLIARTFESVRGLRNPVVVHLYTATAPTWRDVVLGKRRAELSDLIAAAGNEVLRHAGDDPRVRFEFSPEVFNLTEPDYMLEVCARMTTLWDATAERPVILNLPATVEVATPNVYADQIEYMHQNLDRREAVILSVHPHNDRGTGVACAELAVLAGAQRVEGCLFGNGERTGNVDLVTLGLNLHAQGVDPMIDFSDIDEIRRTVVDCNGIGVHERHPYAGDLVHTAYSGTHQDAIRKGFARHRADARAAGLDPADAPWTVPYLPVDPADVGRSYDAVVRVNSQSGKGGIAYLLESAYGLELPRRLQIDFARRVQAHADRSGGEVTAEGLWRLFEAAYVLPDDGARQVLPLAWSVARPGETDDGGERLDVVLSLDGERVERSATGAGPVDALTRVLAGLGVPVEVLGLTQQSVTSGADAGAVTYLEHRAADGSVAWAVGRDESVLGASVRAVLRAAASRPRATAAARHDPALAAADGA, from the coding sequence ATGACCATCAGCCCCTTCCCCACGCTGCGTACCCCTGACGGTGCGCAGGCGCCAGGCCAGCCCGCGTGGAACCGCCAGCGCGCTTCGCGCATGCCCTCGCACCGCTACCAGGACGTGTTCTCGCGCGTCGACGTCCCGCTCACGGACCGCCGGTGGCCCGGCAACCGCCTCACCGCGGCACCGCTGTGGGTGCCCGTCGACCTGCGCGACGGCAACCAGGCACTGACCGAGCCCATGGACCCCGCCCGCAAGCGGCGGTTCTTCGAGCTGCTCGTCGCGATGGGATACACCGAGATCGAGGTCGGCTACCCGTCCGCCTCGCAGACCGACTTCGACTTCGTCCGCCTGCTCGCCGAGACGGACCTGGCCCCCGAGCACGTCACGATCGTGGTCTTCACCGCCGCCCGGGCGGACCTGATCGCCCGGACGTTCGAGTCGGTCCGTGGCCTGCGCAACCCCGTCGTCGTGCACCTGTACACCGCGACCGCGCCGACCTGGCGCGACGTCGTGCTGGGCAAGAGACGTGCCGAGCTCTCGGACCTGATCGCCGCCGCGGGCAACGAGGTCCTGCGGCACGCGGGGGACGACCCTCGCGTCCGCTTCGAGTTCTCGCCCGAGGTCTTCAACCTCACCGAGCCCGACTACATGCTCGAGGTCTGCGCGCGCATGACGACCCTGTGGGACGCCACCGCAGAGCGGCCCGTGATCCTCAACCTCCCGGCGACGGTCGAGGTCGCGACGCCCAACGTCTACGCCGACCAGATCGAGTACATGCACCAGAACCTCGACCGGCGCGAGGCCGTGATCCTGTCCGTCCACCCGCACAACGACCGCGGCACGGGCGTGGCGTGCGCCGAGCTCGCGGTCCTCGCGGGCGCGCAGCGCGTCGAGGGCTGCCTGTTCGGCAACGGCGAGCGCACGGGCAACGTCGACCTGGTGACCCTGGGCCTCAACCTGCACGCGCAGGGCGTGGACCCCATGATCGACTTCTCCGACATCGACGAGATCCGCCGCACGGTCGTGGACTGCAACGGCATCGGTGTGCACGAGCGCCACCCGTACGCGGGCGACCTCGTGCACACGGCCTACTCCGGGACGCACCAGGACGCGATCCGCAAGGGGTTCGCGCGTCACCGCGCGGACGCGCGAGCAGCGGGCCTCGATCCTGCGGACGCTCCCTGGACGGTGCCGTACCTGCCCGTGGACCCCGCCGACGTCGGGCGCTCGTACGACGCGGTGGTGCGCGTCAACAGCCAGTCCGGCAAGGGTGGCATCGCGTACCTGCTCGAGTCCGCGTACGGCCTGGAGCTGCCGCGGCGGCTCCAGATCGACTTCGCCCGCCGGGTCCAGGCGCACGCGGACCGCAGCGGGGGAGAGGTCACGGCCGAGGGGCTGTGGCGCCTCTTCGAGGCGGCGTACGTCCTGCCCGACGACGGAGCACGCCAGGTCCTGCCGCTCGCCTGGTCGGTCGCGCGGCCGGGCGAGACGGACGACGGCGGCGAGCGCCTCGACGTCGTGCTGTCCCTGGACGGTGAGCGGGTCGAGCGGTCCGCCACCGGGGCCGGGCCGGTCGACGCGCTCACCCGGGTCCTCGCCGGGCTGGGCGTGCCGGTCGAGGTGCTGGGGCTCACGCAGCAGTCGGTCACCTCGGGCGCCGACGCGGGGGCCGTGACCTACCTGGAGCACCGTGCCGCAGACGGCTCGGTCGCGTGGGCGGTGGGGCGGGACGAGTCGGTGCTGGGGGCGAGCGTGCGCGCTGTGCTCCGGGCGGCAGCGAGCCGGCCCCGCGCGACGGCCGCGGCGCGCCACGACCCGGCGCTCGCTGCGGCGGACGGTGCCTGA
- the thiD gene encoding bifunctional hydroxymethylpyrimidine kinase/phosphomethylpyrimidine kinase produces the protein MSLAATTPVLPAPARTPAADAVVADEHGASRGPEPSRPRVLSIAGTDPTGGAGIQADLKAFAAHGAYGMAVTTALVAQNTHGVRTVHVPGAEFLAEQLDAVSDDVVIDAVKIGMVADEPNARAIAAWLGRVQPPFVVLDPVMVATSGHRLLDEGAEQAVCELVALADLVTPNLPELAVLVGEQVATTWPDALAQARRLHVASGAVVLLKGGHLTGEESPDALVGARGPDDVTTFSAPRVDTVHTHGTGCSLSAAVAALRPRRDGWESATRDAKAWLSGALRAGGALAVGTGRGPVDHLAHLPTLGQRTFSEEAWERISGWREAVERMGFVRALADGSLSAGDFGFYLAQDAAYLAEYSRVLSRASRLAPTPEARQFFAGAAVESLEVEQALHRDWLGEHAGMDRGAVESVDPSPVTAAYTNHLHAASNGSYAETVAALLPCYWLYSHIGDVLVRRAGDLDGHPYARWIALYGDPAFAEATRAACSFADEAARWASPAERERMLRAFELSSMHEYLFFEQGLTRPTWPAPPLAAH, from the coding sequence ATGTCGCTTGCTGCCACTACACCTGTCCTGCCCGCACCTGCCCGCACGCCTGCGGCGGACGCCGTGGTCGCGGACGAGCACGGCGCGTCGCGGGGGCCCGAGCCTTCCCGCCCCCGCGTCCTGTCGATCGCGGGCACCGACCCGACGGGGGGCGCCGGGATCCAGGCCGACCTCAAGGCGTTCGCGGCCCACGGCGCGTACGGCATGGCCGTCACGACGGCCCTGGTCGCCCAGAACACGCACGGCGTCCGCACGGTCCACGTCCCTGGCGCGGAGTTCCTCGCCGAACAGCTCGACGCGGTCTCGGACGACGTGGTGATCGACGCCGTGAAGATCGGCATGGTCGCCGACGAGCCCAACGCGCGCGCCATCGCCGCGTGGCTCGGGCGCGTGCAGCCGCCGTTCGTGGTGCTCGACCCCGTCATGGTCGCCACGAGCGGCCACCGGCTCCTCGACGAGGGGGCCGAGCAGGCCGTGTGCGAGCTGGTCGCTCTCGCGGACCTCGTGACCCCCAACCTCCCCGAGCTCGCCGTCCTCGTGGGCGAGCAGGTTGCGACCACCTGGCCCGACGCCCTCGCCCAGGCGAGGCGGCTGCACGTGGCGAGCGGCGCCGTCGTGCTCCTGAAGGGTGGTCATCTCACCGGGGAGGAGTCGCCCGACGCCCTGGTGGGCGCTCGCGGGCCCGACGACGTCACGACCTTCTCGGCGCCCCGCGTCGACACCGTGCACACCCACGGGACGGGGTGCTCGCTGTCGGCGGCGGTCGCCGCGCTGCGTCCCCGGCGCGACGGCTGGGAGAGCGCGACGCGCGACGCCAAGGCCTGGCTGAGCGGCGCGCTGCGAGCCGGGGGAGCGCTGGCCGTGGGCACGGGGCGCGGACCCGTCGACCACCTGGCGCACCTGCCCACGCTCGGGCAGCGGACGTTCTCCGAGGAGGCCTGGGAGCGCATCTCGGGGTGGCGCGAGGCCGTCGAGCGCATGGGCTTCGTGCGGGCGCTCGCGGACGGGAGCCTCTCAGCGGGGGACTTCGGGTTCTACCTCGCGCAGGATGCCGCGTACCTCGCCGAGTACTCGCGCGTGCTGTCGCGGGCGAGCCGGCTCGCGCCCACGCCCGAGGCGCGGCAGTTCTTCGCGGGGGCCGCGGTCGAGTCGCTCGAGGTCGAGCAGGCGCTGCACCGCGACTGGTTGGGCGAGCACGCCGGGATGGACCGTGGGGCGGTCGAGAGCGTCGACCCGTCTCCCGTGACGGCCGCCTACACGAACCACCTCCACGCGGCCTCGAACGGGTCCTACGCGGAGACGGTCGCGGCCCTGCTGCCGTGCTACTGGCTGTACTCGCACATCGGCGACGTCCTGGTGCGCCGGGCGGGGGACCTCGACGGGCATCCTTACGCACGGTGGATCGCGCTCTACGGCGACCCGGCCTTCGCCGAGGCGACGCGCGCCGCGTGCTCGTTCGCCGACGAGGCCGCGCGCTGGGCCTCGCCCGCCGAGCGCGAGCGGATGCTGCGCGCGTTCGAGCTGTCCTCGATGCACGAGTACCTGTTCTTCGAGCAGGGGCTGACGCGACCGACCTGGCCGGCGCCGCCCCTCGCTGCGCACTGA
- a CDS encoding HEAT repeat domain-containing protein: MTADLVPRLLDPDPEVHEDAVDDAAALAMDDDQGAVDALRDVVLHFEQFPIGTFERTLNRLYAFADASLEPSMMRAVDAGVSATWYLVAACGRAGFRGAVPSAVALLGSPVTSERVVACETLGALDAHEAVPHLIARLGDPEHVVREAAARALAGIGGPDAVDALRRELVEHRFPLLGYVASALGTIEPDQTVWLLAHASVPDVDARYWAVRALGSTGSDLAHERLLLVAADPTEETAAIANRSTVASAARKALKTWQRVRRVRAGTPSAHDDPL, translated from the coding sequence ATGACCGCCGACCTGGTCCCCCGGCTTCTCGACCCGGACCCCGAGGTCCACGAGGACGCGGTCGACGACGCCGCCGCGCTGGCCATGGACGACGACCAGGGCGCCGTCGACGCCCTGCGTGACGTCGTGCTGCACTTCGAGCAGTTCCCGATCGGCACGTTCGAGCGGACTCTCAACCGCCTCTACGCCTTCGCCGACGCCTCGCTCGAACCGTCGATGATGCGGGCCGTCGATGCAGGCGTGTCAGCCACCTGGTACCTCGTGGCGGCCTGCGGGCGCGCCGGGTTCCGGGGAGCCGTACCCAGCGCCGTCGCGCTCCTGGGCTCGCCTGTCACCTCCGAGCGGGTCGTCGCGTGCGAGACGCTCGGCGCGCTCGACGCTCACGAGGCAGTACCGCACCTCATCGCCCGGCTCGGCGACCCGGAGCACGTCGTGCGGGAGGCCGCGGCCCGCGCACTGGCCGGCATCGGAGGCCCGGACGCCGTCGACGCGTTGCGGCGCGAGCTCGTCGAGCACCGGTTCCCGCTCCTCGGGTACGTCGCGAGCGCCCTGGGGACGATCGAGCCCGACCAGACGGTCTGGCTCCTCGCCCACGCGTCCGTACCGGACGTCGACGCCCGGTACTGGGCGGTCCGTGCCCTCGGGAGCACCGGGAGCGACCTCGCCCACGAGCGGCTGCTCCTGGTGGCCGCAGACCCCACGGAGGAGACGGCGGCCATCGCGAACCGCAGCACGGTCGCGAGCGCGGCCCGCAAGGCCCTCAAGACCTGGCAGCGCGTGCGCCGCGTCCGCGCAGGCACACCGAGCGCACACGACGACCCCCTGTGA
- the argJ gene encoding bifunctional glutamate N-acetyltransferase/amino-acid acetyltransferase ArgJ, protein MTVTGPLGFRAAGVAAGLKSTGKKDVALVVNEGPLDVAAAVFTSNRVFAAPVAWSRQAVADGIARAVVLNSGGANACTGPEGFADTHRTAEYVADLLEVSAGDVLVCSTGLIGERLPMEKLLPGCDAAVGAADAEGGPDAALAIMTTDTVPKTVLVTRDVADEHSVDGATSWSVGGMAKGAGMLAPGLATMLCVLTTDAVVDAATADAALRAATATTFDRVDSDGCMSTNDTVILLASGASQVPVTLEELTAAVTEACADLARALVADAEGASHDIAVTVTNASDETAALAVARAVTRSNLFKAAVFGNDPNWGRVLSAVGTVPEDVAPFDALALDVSINGVQVCRAGGVGEPRELVDLASAREVHVEIDLHAGDAQVTVWTNDLTHDYVHENSAYSS, encoded by the coding sequence GTGACCGTCACCGGACCGCTCGGCTTCCGGGCCGCAGGAGTCGCCGCCGGGCTCAAGTCCACCGGGAAGAAGGACGTCGCGCTCGTCGTCAACGAGGGCCCGCTCGACGTCGCCGCGGCCGTCTTCACGTCGAACCGCGTGTTCGCGGCCCCCGTCGCGTGGTCGCGCCAGGCCGTCGCCGACGGCATCGCGCGCGCCGTCGTCCTCAACTCGGGTGGCGCGAACGCGTGCACGGGCCCCGAGGGCTTCGCCGACACCCACCGCACGGCCGAGTACGTCGCGGACCTCCTCGAGGTCTCGGCGGGCGACGTCCTGGTCTGCTCGACGGGCCTCATCGGCGAGCGCCTGCCCATGGAGAAGCTGCTCCCGGGCTGTGACGCTGCGGTCGGCGCGGCCGACGCCGAGGGCGGCCCCGACGCGGCCCTCGCGATCATGACCACGGACACCGTGCCCAAGACCGTCCTCGTCACGCGCGACGTGGCCGACGAGCACAGCGTCGACGGCGCCACGAGCTGGTCCGTGGGCGGCATGGCCAAGGGAGCCGGGATGCTCGCACCGGGCCTCGCGACCATGCTCTGCGTCCTGACCACGGACGCCGTCGTCGACGCCGCGACCGCGGACGCCGCGCTGCGGGCCGCGACCGCCACCACGTTCGACCGGGTCGACTCCGACGGCTGCATGTCGACGAACGACACGGTGATCCTCCTGGCCTCCGGTGCGTCCCAGGTGCCGGTGACCCTCGAGGAGCTCACGGCGGCCGTGACCGAGGCGTGCGCGGACCTCGCGCGGGCCCTGGTCGCGGACGCCGAGGGCGCCAGCCACGACATCGCGGTGACCGTCACGAACGCGAGCGACGAGACCGCGGCGCTCGCGGTCGCCCGCGCCGTGACCCGGTCCAACCTCTTCAAGGCCGCGGTGTTCGGCAACGACCCCAACTGGGGCCGGGTGCTCTCGGCCGTCGGGACCGTCCCCGAGGACGTCGCACCCTTCGACGCGCTCGCGCTCGACGTGTCGATCAACGGCGTCCAGGTCTGCCGCGCCGGGGGAGTGGGCGAGCCCCGCGAGCTCGTCGACCTCGCCTCGGCCCGCGAGGTGCACGTCGAGATCGACCTGCACGCGGGCGACGCCCAGGTCACGGTCTGGACCAACGACCTCACGCACGACTACGTCCACGAGAACAGCGCGTACTCGTCGTGA
- a CDS encoding VOC family protein, with product MATHAHGIHHSIDYLELSVTDMAAAQSFYAEAFGWEFVPYGPGYAGFRTSAEEGEAEAGGLALADSVTRGGPLVLLFSADLDESLLLVQDAGGEIVEGPYDFPGGRRFHFLDPSGNELGVWGA from the coding sequence ATGGCTACCCACGCGCACGGCATCCACCACTCGATCGACTACCTCGAGCTCTCCGTCACGGACATGGCGGCCGCACAGTCGTTCTACGCGGAGGCCTTCGGGTGGGAGTTCGTCCCCTACGGGCCGGGGTACGCGGGCTTCCGGACCTCCGCGGAGGAGGGCGAGGCGGAGGCCGGTGGGCTGGCGCTCGCGGACTCGGTGACGCGCGGCGGCCCGCTCGTCCTCCTCTTCTCGGCCGACCTCGACGAGTCCCTGCTGCTGGTCCAGGACGCGGGCGGGGAGATCGTCGAGGGGCCGTACGACTTCCCGGGCGGCCGGCGCTTCCACTTCCTCGACCCGAGCGGCAACGAGCTGGGCGTCTGGGGCGCATAG
- a CDS encoding outer membrane protein assembly factor BamB family protein — protein sequence MRTMEFEEEHDGPVGGPPERPDGSGGRLEHDGLDGPGSRTPRRPGLPWIAAGIAVVVVAAGLVVDGTIEDRRETARLVGAFGAVVPWGDAPPGELWSVDAPGGQFAQAGADGVVLIENGTVSGVDLGTGEIAWSRDVGPGATCGTDLSWNGSTQRRDDPLVCVSGGPERLATVLDDDGTVLGSLSLDDVGGAEAFAVPGPSGTVVLAERAAEPAPGATAMPYRLLTIQGTMEDVVVPAGRAARVVAVDVATGEMRWERVVDFVAPEGRPGSCMTSTITDGLDEESFSVDADSLSVLVVDGMVRVLGCGVDSLLSSAGARLRAPGADDWRLFPAGSGGFVSVSDTPETTHALDGDGAVRWETGGHYLFPQAVDGSEQDAWYLANAGRLIAVDAHDGSRRWAADIPAEQVLVQTDERVVVTSSLYRRALDPDTGQTLWETEVTDGDRPSVSTFTDGRRFFEVSMVGDQATDARLTAYDLATGERLWVLDDVPVSETVLAFGGALLRVGETSLSRWG from the coding sequence ATGCGGACGATGGAGTTCGAGGAGGAGCACGACGGGCCGGTGGGCGGTCCGCCCGAGCGTCCCGACGGCAGTGGTGGCCGCCTCGAGCACGACGGGCTCGACGGGCCCGGGTCCAGGACGCCACGCCGCCCCGGCCTCCCGTGGATCGCTGCGGGGATCGCGGTCGTCGTGGTCGCAGCCGGCCTGGTCGTGGACGGGACGATCGAGGACCGCCGGGAGACCGCCCGGCTCGTCGGGGCTTTCGGCGCCGTCGTGCCCTGGGGCGACGCACCACCCGGCGAGCTGTGGTCGGTGGACGCACCGGGCGGCCAATTCGCCCAGGCCGGTGCCGACGGGGTGGTACTGATCGAGAACGGGACGGTCTCGGGCGTGGACCTCGGCACGGGAGAGATCGCCTGGTCGCGGGACGTCGGCCCGGGGGCGACGTGCGGGACGGACCTCTCCTGGAACGGCAGCACCCAGCGGCGGGACGACCCGCTCGTGTGCGTGTCCGGAGGTCCCGAACGTCTGGCGACCGTGCTGGACGACGACGGCACCGTCCTGGGATCGCTGTCGCTCGACGATGTCGGCGGTGCGGAGGCCTTCGCCGTGCCCGGTCCTTCAGGAACGGTGGTGCTGGCGGAGCGGGCCGCCGAGCCCGCTCCGGGCGCGACCGCGATGCCCTACCGGCTCCTGACGATCCAGGGCACGATGGAGGACGTCGTCGTGCCTGCGGGACGGGCGGCGCGCGTCGTCGCGGTCGACGTCGCCACCGGCGAGATGCGCTGGGAACGGGTCGTCGACTTCGTCGCCCCCGAGGGTCGTCCCGGCAGCTGCATGACGTCCACGATCACCGACGGGCTCGACGAGGAGTCCTTCTCGGTCGACGCGGACTCCCTGTCGGTCCTCGTGGTCGACGGTATGGTGCGCGTCCTCGGCTGCGGCGTGGACTCGCTGCTCTCGTCCGCCGGAGCCCGGCTCCGGGCCCCTGGTGCCGATGACTGGCGTCTGTTCCCCGCCGGGTCGGGCGGGTTCGTCTCGGTCTCCGACACCCCCGAGACCACGCACGCGCTCGACGGCGACGGCGCGGTGCGCTGGGAGACCGGTGGGCACTACCTCTTCCCGCAGGCCGTGGACGGCTCCGAGCAGGACGCGTGGTACCTCGCGAACGCTGGCCGGCTGATCGCGGTCGACGCCCACGACGGCAGCCGTCGGTGGGCCGCGGACATTCCCGCCGAGCAGGTGCTCGTGCAGACCGACGAACGGGTCGTCGTCACAAGCTCCCTGTATCGCCGGGCGCTCGACCCCGATACCGGGCAGACCCTCTGGGAGACCGAGGTGACGGACGGCGACCGCCCCTCGGTCAGCACCTTCACGGACGGTCGGCGATTCTTCGAGGTCAGCATGGTCGGCGACCAGGCCACGGACGCCCGGCTCACCGCCTACGACCTCGCGACGGGCGAGAGGCTGTGGGTCCTGGACGACGTGCCGGTGTCCGAGACGGTCCTCGCGTTCGGCGGGGCGCTGCTGCGAGTCGGCGAGACGTCGCTCTCACGCTGGGGGTGA